A genomic region of Spodoptera frugiperda isolate SF20-4 chromosome 31, AGI-APGP_CSIRO_Sfru_2.0, whole genome shotgun sequence contains the following coding sequences:
- the LOC118276273 gene encoding oligoribonuclease, mitochondrial — protein MNIVRWYLKPSFVKQLTKPVGLLSNIVTMSSSAVSSAAKRIVWVDLEMTGLNVEKDHILEIACVVTDDDLNIVAKGPNIVINQPDSILNEMNDWCIAQHGESGLTEASRQSKISLKDAEQQVLDFVKSHAPEKKCPLGGNSVYMDRLFLRKYMPVLDNYLHYRIIDVSSIKELAKRWYQKEYSLMPMKKFKHRSIDDILESIEELKYFKRHIFKATDKLQTAV, from the exons atgaatattgtaCGCTGGTATTTGAAACCCAGTTTTGTTAAGCAGTTAACAAAACCAGTCGGGCTTCTTTCAAACA TTGTCACCATGTCTTCATCAGCAGTCAGCAGTGCAGCGAAGAGGATTGTATGGGTGGACCTGGAGATGACAGGTCTGAACGTGGAAAAGGACCATATATTGGAGATTGCCTGTGTGGTAACCGATGATGACCTGAATATTGTGGCCAAGGGTCCCAATATAGTCATCAACCAGCCAGACAGCATCCTCAATGAAATGAATGATTGGTGTATTGCTCAGCATGGTGAG AGTGGTCTGACGGAGGCTAGTCGGCAATCAAAAATATCTCTAAAGGATGCTGAGCAACAAGTCCTGGACTTTGTTAAATCCCATGCTCCAGAGAAGAAGTGCCCTTTGGGTGGCAATTCAGTCTACATGGAccgtttatttttaagaaaatacatGCCAGTACTAGACAACTATCTTCACTATAGAATAATAGATGTAAGCTCCATAAAGGAGTTAGCAAAGAGGTGGTACCAAAAAGAGTATTCACTCATGCCAATGAAAAAATTCAAGCATCGATCTATAGATGATATACTTGAGAGTATAGAGGAATTGAAGTATTTCAAAAGGCATATATTTAAGGCAACGGATAAATTGCAAACTGCAGTTTAA
- the LOC118276261 gene encoding mitochondrial proton/calcium exchanger protein codes for MNRLIINQCRCIKKSTLLWENRQYQNFPYITLSRSLSYYTTQPIGLHHDITQKPYNTRILYHPEFIRTFTTSRYHFDKEPLKPSSKVEATVETIKKGIEEQERLPRKEEQKKKSLKERIMNELRHYYHGFRLLFIEVRISSKLFFKILKGDTLTRREHRLLVTTIGDLFRMVPFIVFIVVPFLEFALPFYIKLFPNALPSTFESTDQKEAKLKKHFKVKLEIAKFFQETLDQMAPQASNRHSELAREFSSFFNRIRTSGDVATSEEIMKFSKLFEDEITLDSLQRPHLVALCKVLNASTIGTSAMLRFNLKMKLRSLAADDKVIAKEGVETLNFSELQQACRARGMRAYGVSEERLRKELRNWLDLSLNEKVPPSLLLLSRALMVPEHVPTTYKLKATISALPEQVATQTKAAIGEKEGKLDFKAKAEAIKLEEQKIKEEMKELQEAEREKQILEAKKREKEELKDKAPIIDTQIPPVMVDPAPVIVIETPKPKSEEGLSGKDIEVIEDALEKLAEQKKSLLLEKESIQELKAELLDYNEDVKEMQEIVKTKQADLKLSKGALRLYKAVNNMISKLDAALAMLETKEKALKTTLEQTKAEPQKAKEQLIQIDELMHSIKSLQKVPDEAKLKLIQDVLGRLDDDFDGQLKIDDVLKMLEIIGNENVNLSEKQMAELIELLDKEEILEVESKIQKALDKAALAAKEQDKPSVSEGKSLFDIIREAQKRREMKKAAEQEALAKSESIVTKPEDSSKRPESH; via the exons ATGAACAGATTAATTATTAACCAATGTCGATGCATCAAAAAATcga cTCTACTATGGGAAAACAGGCAATATCAGAACTTTCCATATATAACACTCTCAAGGTCATTGTCATATTATACAACACAGCCTATCGGACTGCATCATGATATTACACAAAAACCATACAATACGAGGATCTTATACCATCCTGAGTTCATCAGGACTTTTACCACAAGCAGATATCATTTTGACAAAGAACCATTAAAGCCTTCCTCAAAGGTTGAAGCCACTGTCGAAACTATAAAGAAGGGTATTGAAGAACAAGAAAGGCTCCCTAGAAAAGAGGAACAGAAAAAGAAGAGTCTGAAGGAGCGTATTATGAATGAACTACGACATTACTACCATGGCTTCAGATTACTCTTTATAGAAGTAAGGATCTCAtcaaaattattctttaaaatctTAAAAGGTGACACATTGACTCGAAGGGAGCATAGACTGCTAGTCACCACTATCGGTGATCTGTTTAGAATGGTTccatttattgtatttatagttGTTCCATTTTTGGAATTTGCACTGCCTTTTTATATCAAACTGTTCCCAAATGCATTGCCATCCACATTTGAGAGCACAGATCAGAAGGAAGCcaagttaaaaaaacattttaaagtaaaattggaAATTGCAAAGTTCTTCCAAGAGACATTAGATCAGATGGCTCCACAGGCTAGTAATAGACATTCAGAGCTGGCTAGAGAATTCTCTAGTTTCTTCAATAGGATCAGAACATCAGGAGATGTTGCAACCAGTGAAGAGATTATGAAATTCTCAAAATTGTTTGAAGATGAGATCACATTAGATTCACTACAGAGGCCGCATTTAGTTGCTTTGTGTAAAGTGTTGAATGCATCAACTATTGGTACAAGTGCCATGTTACGGTTTAATCTTAAGATGAAACTGAGGTCACTGGCCGCTGACGACAAGGTTATTGCTAAGGAGGGTGTGGAGACTTTAAACTTTAGTGAGCTGCAGCAAGCTTGCAGGGCTAGGGGTATGAGGGCTTATGGTGTGTCAGAAGAGAGGTTGAGGAAGGAATTGAGGAACTGGCTGGACTTGTCATTAAATGAGAAGGTGCCACCATCTTTGCTGTTGTTGTCAAGGGCCCTCATGGTGCCAGAACATGTACCAACGACATACAAACTGAAGGCGACGATATCTGCTTTACCAGAACAAGTGGCGACTCAGACTAAGGCTGCTATAGGAGAGAAGGAAGGAAAGTTGGACTTCAAG GCTAAAGCAGAAGCAATCAAACTGGAAGAACAGAAGATCAAGGAAGAGATGAAGGAGTTGCAGGAAGCAGAGAGAGAGAAACAGATCCTCGAAGCTAAAAAGAGAGAGAAAGAAGAACTCAAAGACAAAGCTCCCATCATTGACACTCAGATTCCTCCCGTTATGGTAGACCCAGCACCTGTGATTGTCATTGAAACTCCTAAACCAAAATCTGAGGAAGGACTCTCTGGCAAAGACATTGAAGTTATCGAAGACGCTTTAGAGAAATTAG CTGAACAAAAGAAGTCGTTACTTCTTGAAAAGGAGAGCATCCAGGAGTTGAAGGCGGAGCTACTAGACTACAATGAGGACGTCAAGGAGATGCAGGAAATTGTCAAGACGAAACAGGCAGATCTTAAACTTTCTAAGGGTGCTCTCAG ATTATACAAGGCAGTCAATAACATGATAAGCAAATTGGATGCGGCTTTAGCAATGCTGGAAACAAAAGAGAAGGCTTTGAAAACCACACTAGAACAAACGAAGGCTGAACCACAGAAGGCGAAAGAACAACTGATTCAAATTGATGAACTGATGCATTCCATTAAGAGCCTACAGAAAGTGCCTGATGAAGCGAAATTGAAACTCATTCAGGATGTGCTGGGAAGGCTGGATGATGATTTCGATGGGCAATTGAAGATTGATGATGTATTGAAG ATGCTCGAAATAATAGGAAACGAAAACGTGAACCTATCTGAGAAGCAAATGGCTGAGCTGATCGAGTTGCTGGACAAGGAGGAGATCCTTGAAGTGGAGAGCAAGATACAGAAGGCGCTCGACAAAGCAGCTTTAGCCGCCAAAGAACAGGACAAACCTAGCGTCTCCGAGGGGAAG aGTTTATTCGACATAATCCGAGAAGCTCAGAAGAGGCGAGAAATGAAGAAAGCAGCCGAACAAGAGGCTCTTGCCAAGAGCGAAAGTATCGTCACCAAGCCCGAAGACAGCAGTAAACGGCCGGAGAGTCACTGA
- the LOC126912917 gene encoding uncharacterized protein LOC126912917 isoform X1, translating into MQCSVTLESDHNSGNVKMKTINNYKNPYKKEPNLDNIVDQLCTRLQDIKDQESSSRVGMPTCSVEETEAVRRYYAAFPALKKGRESPLPYYLPPPAWCRKSAPDSNTKMQSELSVAKDWNTKNKKLTSGKERRNSYHGQKKNNKKRCNSYSRSFDSKEILPEWVTHEGVWDMETQDPVKEFIRAIALDEGYGTCENTVTDEIKEISQGKIRMNENMVPEWDDSLDFDAEWVITEDLNPRVRTPMEEELYAKFEAKFDRSIEALWSKDQNTPDDEYQDLPIDFQDLLSSPSDRLFADPSAEKCSLISLTESIWSTEAADFPPPLDRGDTPSRIADALHDRFRPLNLTDVVEPEPRELESFALYEGDEIYDALSTVANTMRSFTAINHSRDRSGFVEVPPRRNRALGLRQHSVAREPPPRPPSRPREDLLTSARTHFRPIRRENDAEPPRYADGDTFDICGDPDTVDFHRSESGGLYLGTGQERYLEYRATRSIDYGRLNLTAAQRCPDLDEPGLRLRFPLRQSDAGVQTDTPADSAAAAAAAAWAACEECGRAAKKMRPSAARSIWSERTCQRCAPAAPAPAAAPPPDELSREWEELLSDISAAHAQYADGGAGGGGGAGCEAAEEARADRKRRHSAALRCAAACTHPHARFLPCCTLALDRPLTR; encoded by the exons ATGCAGTGCTCAGTAACACTGGAAAGTGACCATAACAGTGGGAATGTAAAAATGAAGACAATTAACAATTATAAGAATCCTTACAAAAAG GAACCTAATCTTGACAACATTGTTGATCAACTGTGCACACGACTTCAAGACATCAAAGATCAAGAAAGTTCGTCACGAGTAGGCATGCCCACGTGTTCCGTAGAAGAAACAGAAGCTGTTCGTCGATATTACGCTGCGTTTCCGGCTTTAAAGAAAGGTCGAGAGTCGCCATTACCATATTATCTCCCACCGCCGGCGTGGTGTCGTAAGTCAGCGCCAGATTCCAATACCAAAATGCAAAGCGAATTATCAGTAGCTAAAGATTGGAATACTAAAAACAAGAAACTAACCTCGGGCAAGGAGCGTCGCAACTCTTACCACGGTCAAAAGAAGAACAACAAAAAGCGTTGCAACAGTTACAGCAGATCCTTCGACAGTAAAGAGATTCTACCAGAGTGGGTAACTCATGAAGGCGTCTGGGATATGGAAACACAGGATCCGGTGAAAGAGTTTATCAGAGCCATAGCATTGGACGAGGGTTACGGTACGTGTGAAAACACTGTTACAGACGAGATCAAAGAAATTTCTCAAGGCAAAATTAGAATGAACGAAAACATGGTGCCTGAATGGGACGACAGCCTCGACTTTGACGCCGAGTGGGTCATCACCGAGGACCTGAACCCGCGTGTCCGTACGCCCATGGAGGAGGAACTTTATGCCAAGTTTGAGGCTAAGTTCGATCGCAGCATTGAAGCTCTGTGGTCTAAGGATCAGAACACTCCTGATGATGAGTACCAGGACCTTCCGATAGACTTTCAAGATCTGCTGTCATCACCCTCTGACCGCCTGTTCGCTGATCCGTCCGCCGAGAAATGCAGTCTCATATCCCTCACGGAGAGCATTTGGTCTACCGAAGCTGCAGATTTCCCGCCTCCGCTCGACCGCGGGGATACACCCTCGCGTATAGCCGACGCTCTGCATGACCGCTTCCGGCCGCTGAACCTAACCGACgtcgtcgagccggagccccgcgaGCTCGAGTCGTTCGCTTTGTACGAAGGCGACGAGATCTACGATGCATTGAGCACAGTTGCCAATACGATGCGCTCTTTCACTGCGATCAATCATAGCCGTGATCGCAGCGGCTTCGTCGAGGTGCCGCCGCGCCGCAACCGAGCGCTCGGCCTCCGCCAGCACAGCGTGGCCCGCGAGCCTCCGCCACGCCCGCCGTCCCGTCCACGGGAAGACCTGCTCACTTCTGCGCGCACTCATTTTCGCCCCATCCGCCGCGAAAACGATGCTGAGCCACCGCGCTATGCCGACGGTGACACCTTTGACATCTGTGGTGATCCGGACACCGTCGACTTCCATCGCAGCGAGTCGGGGGGCTTGTATCTCGGCACCGGGCAAGAACGTTACCTAGAGTACCGCGCCACACGCAGCATCGATTACGGGCGTCTCAATCTCACGGCGGCTCAACGCTGCCCCGACCTCGACGAGCCGGGGCTGCGACTGCGCTTCCCGTTGCGGCAGAGCGACGCGGGAGTGCAGACCGACACTCCAGCCGACAGCGCGGCGGCCGCGGCCGCAGCCGCGTGGGCGGCGTGCGAGGAGTGCGGCCGCGCCGCCAAGAAGATGCGGCCCAGCGCCGCGCGCTCCATCTGGAGCGAGCGCACGTGCCAGCGCtgcgcgcccgccgcgcccgcgcccgccgccgcgccgccgcccgacGAGCTGTCGCGCGAGTGGGAGGAGCTGCTGTCGGACATCAGCGCGGCGCACGCGCAGTACGCGgacgggggcgcgggcggcggcgggggcgcgggctgCGAGGCGGCGGAGGAGGCGCGCGCGGACCGCAAGCGGCGCCACTCGGCGGCGCTGCGCTGCGCGGCGGCGTGCACGCACCCGCACGCGCGGTTCCTGCCGTGCTGCACGCTGGCGCTCGACCGCCCGCTGACGCGTTAG
- the LOC126912917 gene encoding uncharacterized protein LOC126912917 isoform X2 — MPTCSVEETEAVRRYYAAFPALKKGRESPLPYYLPPPAWCRKSAPDSNTKMQSELSVAKDWNTKNKKLTSGKERRNSYHGQKKNNKKRCNSYSRSFDSKEILPEWVTHEGVWDMETQDPVKEFIRAIALDEGYGTCENTVTDEIKEISQGKIRMNENMVPEWDDSLDFDAEWVITEDLNPRVRTPMEEELYAKFEAKFDRSIEALWSKDQNTPDDEYQDLPIDFQDLLSSPSDRLFADPSAEKCSLISLTESIWSTEAADFPPPLDRGDTPSRIADALHDRFRPLNLTDVVEPEPRELESFALYEGDEIYDALSTVANTMRSFTAINHSRDRSGFVEVPPRRNRALGLRQHSVAREPPPRPPSRPREDLLTSARTHFRPIRRENDAEPPRYADGDTFDICGDPDTVDFHRSESGGLYLGTGQERYLEYRATRSIDYGRLNLTAAQRCPDLDEPGLRLRFPLRQSDAGVQTDTPADSAAAAAAAAWAACEECGRAAKKMRPSAARSIWSERTCQRCAPAAPAPAAAPPPDELSREWEELLSDISAAHAQYADGGAGGGGGAGCEAAEEARADRKRRHSAALRCAAACTHPHARFLPCCTLALDRPLTR; from the coding sequence ATGCCCACGTGTTCCGTAGAAGAAACAGAAGCTGTTCGTCGATATTACGCTGCGTTTCCGGCTTTAAAGAAAGGTCGAGAGTCGCCATTACCATATTATCTCCCACCGCCGGCGTGGTGTCGTAAGTCAGCGCCAGATTCCAATACCAAAATGCAAAGCGAATTATCAGTAGCTAAAGATTGGAATACTAAAAACAAGAAACTAACCTCGGGCAAGGAGCGTCGCAACTCTTACCACGGTCAAAAGAAGAACAACAAAAAGCGTTGCAACAGTTACAGCAGATCCTTCGACAGTAAAGAGATTCTACCAGAGTGGGTAACTCATGAAGGCGTCTGGGATATGGAAACACAGGATCCGGTGAAAGAGTTTATCAGAGCCATAGCATTGGACGAGGGTTACGGTACGTGTGAAAACACTGTTACAGACGAGATCAAAGAAATTTCTCAAGGCAAAATTAGAATGAACGAAAACATGGTGCCTGAATGGGACGACAGCCTCGACTTTGACGCCGAGTGGGTCATCACCGAGGACCTGAACCCGCGTGTCCGTACGCCCATGGAGGAGGAACTTTATGCCAAGTTTGAGGCTAAGTTCGATCGCAGCATTGAAGCTCTGTGGTCTAAGGATCAGAACACTCCTGATGATGAGTACCAGGACCTTCCGATAGACTTTCAAGATCTGCTGTCATCACCCTCTGACCGCCTGTTCGCTGATCCGTCCGCCGAGAAATGCAGTCTCATATCCCTCACGGAGAGCATTTGGTCTACCGAAGCTGCAGATTTCCCGCCTCCGCTCGACCGCGGGGATACACCCTCGCGTATAGCCGACGCTCTGCATGACCGCTTCCGGCCGCTGAACCTAACCGACgtcgtcgagccggagccccgcgaGCTCGAGTCGTTCGCTTTGTACGAAGGCGACGAGATCTACGATGCATTGAGCACAGTTGCCAATACGATGCGCTCTTTCACTGCGATCAATCATAGCCGTGATCGCAGCGGCTTCGTCGAGGTGCCGCCGCGCCGCAACCGAGCGCTCGGCCTCCGCCAGCACAGCGTGGCCCGCGAGCCTCCGCCACGCCCGCCGTCCCGTCCACGGGAAGACCTGCTCACTTCTGCGCGCACTCATTTTCGCCCCATCCGCCGCGAAAACGATGCTGAGCCACCGCGCTATGCCGACGGTGACACCTTTGACATCTGTGGTGATCCGGACACCGTCGACTTCCATCGCAGCGAGTCGGGGGGCTTGTATCTCGGCACCGGGCAAGAACGTTACCTAGAGTACCGCGCCACACGCAGCATCGATTACGGGCGTCTCAATCTCACGGCGGCTCAACGCTGCCCCGACCTCGACGAGCCGGGGCTGCGACTGCGCTTCCCGTTGCGGCAGAGCGACGCGGGAGTGCAGACCGACACTCCAGCCGACAGCGCGGCGGCCGCGGCCGCAGCCGCGTGGGCGGCGTGCGAGGAGTGCGGCCGCGCCGCCAAGAAGATGCGGCCCAGCGCCGCGCGCTCCATCTGGAGCGAGCGCACGTGCCAGCGCtgcgcgcccgccgcgcccgcgcccgccgccgcgccgccgcccgacGAGCTGTCGCGCGAGTGGGAGGAGCTGCTGTCGGACATCAGCGCGGCGCACGCGCAGTACGCGgacgggggcgcgggcggcggcgggggcgcgggctgCGAGGCGGCGGAGGAGGCGCGCGCGGACCGCAAGCGGCGCCACTCGGCGGCGCTGCGCTGCGCGGCGGCGTGCACGCACCCGCACGCGCGGTTCCTGCCGTGCTGCACGCTGGCGCTCGACCGCCCGCTGACGCGTTAG
- the LOC118276263 gene encoding uncharacterized protein LOC118276263 isoform X1, giving the protein MQCSVTLESDHNSGNVKMKTINNYKNPYKKEPNLDNIVDQLCTRLQDIKDQESSSRVGMPTCSVEETEAVRRYYAAFPALKKGRESPLPYYLPPPAWCRKSAPDSNTKMQSELSVAKDWNTKNKKLTSGKERRNSYHGQKKNNKKRCNSYSRSFDSKEILPEWVTHEGVWDMETQDPVKEFIRAIALDEGYGTCENTVTDEIKEISQGKIRMNENMVPEWDDSLDFDAEWVITEDLNPRVRTPMEEELYAKFEAKFDRSIEALWSKDQNTPDDEYQDLPIDFQDLLSSPSDRLFADPSAEKCSLISLTESIWSTEAADFPPPLDRGDTPSRIADALHDRFRPLNLTDVVEPEPRELESFALYEGDEIYDALSTVANTMRSFTAINHSRDRSGFVEVPPRRNRALGLRQHSVAREPPPRPPSRPREDLLTSARTHFRPIRRENDAEPPRYADGDTFDICGDPDTVDFHRSESGGLYLGTGQERYLEYRATRSIDYGRLNLTAAQRCPDLDEPGLRLRFPLRQSDAGVQTDTPADSAAAAAAAAWAACEECGRAAKKMRPSAARSIWSERTCQRCAPAAPAPAAAPPPDELSREWEELLSDISAAHAQYADGGAGGGGGAGCEAAEEARADRKRRHSAALRCAAACTHPHARFLPCCTLALDRPLTR; this is encoded by the exons ATGCAGTGCTCAGTAACACTGGAAAGTGACCATAACAGTGGGAATGTAAAAATGAAGACAATTAACAATTATAAGAATCCTTACAAAAAG GAACCTAATCTTGACAACATTGTTGATCAACTGTGCACACGACTTCAAGACATCAAAGATCAAGAAAGTTCGTCACGAGTAGGCATGCCCACGTGTTCCGTAGAAGAAACAGAAGCTGTTCGTCGATATTACGCTGCGTTTCCGGCTTTAAAGAAAGGTCGAGAGTCGCCATTACCATATTATCTCCCACCGCCGGCGTGGTGTCGTAAGTCAGCGCCAGATTCCAATACCAAAATGCAAAGCGAATTATCAGTAGCTAAAGATTGGAATACTAAAAACAAGAAACTAACCTCGGGCAAGGAGCGTCGCAACTCTTACCACGGTCAAAAGAAGAACAACAAAAAGCGTTGCAACAGTTACAGCAGATCCTTCGACAGTAAAGAGATTCTACCAGAGTGGGTAACTCATGAAGGCGTCTGGGATATGGAAACACAGGATCCGGTGAAAGAGTTTATCAGAGCCATAGCATTGGACGAGGGTTACGGTACGTGTGAAAACACTGTTACAGACGAGATCAAAGAAATTTCTCAAGGCAAAATTAGAATGAACGAAAACATGGTGCCTGAATGGGACGACAGCCTCGACTTTGACGCCGAGTGGGTCATCACCGAGGACCTGAACCCGCGTGTCCGTACGCCCATGGAGGAGGAACTTTATGCCAAGTTTGAGGCTAAGTTCGATCGCAGCATTGAAGCTCTGTGGTCTAAGGATCAGAACACTCCTGATGATGAGTACCAGGACCTTCCGATAGACTTTCAAGATCTGCTGTCATCACCCTCTGACCGCCTGTTCGCTGATCCGTCCGCCGAGAAATGCAGTCTCATATCCCTCACGGAGAGCATTTGGTCTACCGAAGCTGCAGATTTCCCGCCTCCGCTCGACCGCGGGGATACACCCTCGCGTATAGCCGACGCTCTGCATGACCGCTTCCGGCCGCTGAACCTAACCGACgtcgtcgagccggagccccgcgaGCTCGAGTCGTTCGCTTTGTACGAAGGCGACGAGATCTACGATGCATTGAGCACAGTTGCCAATACGATGCGCTCTTTCACTGCGATCAATCATAGCCGTGATCGCAGCGGCTTCGTCGAGGTGCCGCCGCGCCGCAACCGAGCGCTCGGCCTCCGCCAGCACAGCGTGGCCCGCGAGCCTCCGCCACGCCCGCCGTCCCGTCCACGGGAAGACCTGCTCACTTCTGCGCGCACTCATTTTCGCCCCATCCGCCGCGAAAACGATGCTGAGCCACCGCGCTATGCCGACGGTGACACCTTTGACATCTGTGGTGATCCGGACACCGTCGACTTCCATCGCAGCGAGTCGGGGGGCTTGTATCTCGGCACCGGGCAAGAACGTTACCTAGAGTACCGCGCCACACGCAGCATCGATTACGGGCGTCTCAATCTCACGGCGGCTCAACGCTGCCCCGACCTCGACGAGCCGGGGCTGCGACTGCGCTTCCCGTTGCGACAGAGCGACGCGGGAGTGCAGACCGACACTCCAGCCGACAGCGCGGCGGCCGCGGCCGCAGCCGCGTGGGCGGCGTGCGAGGAGTGCGGCCGCGCCGCCAAGAAGATGCGGCCCAGCGCCGCGCGCTCCATCTGGAGCGAGCGCACGTGCCAGCGCtgcgcgcccgccgcgcccgcgcccgccgccgcgccgccgcccgacGAGCTGTCGCGCGAGTGGGAGGAGCTGCTGTCGGACATCAGCGCGGCGCACGCGCAGTACGCGgacgggggcgcgggcggcggcgggggcgcgggctgCGAGGCGGCGGAGGAGGCGCGCGCGGACCGCAAGCGGCGCCACTCGGCGGCGCTGCGCTGCGCGGCGGCGTGCACGCACCCGCACGCGCGGTTCCTGCCGTGCTGCACGCTGGCGCTCGACCGCCCGCTAACGCGTTAG
- the LOC118276263 gene encoding uncharacterized protein LOC118276263 isoform X2, which yields MPTCSVEETEAVRRYYAAFPALKKGRESPLPYYLPPPAWCRKSAPDSNTKMQSELSVAKDWNTKNKKLTSGKERRNSYHGQKKNNKKRCNSYSRSFDSKEILPEWVTHEGVWDMETQDPVKEFIRAIALDEGYGTCENTVTDEIKEISQGKIRMNENMVPEWDDSLDFDAEWVITEDLNPRVRTPMEEELYAKFEAKFDRSIEALWSKDQNTPDDEYQDLPIDFQDLLSSPSDRLFADPSAEKCSLISLTESIWSTEAADFPPPLDRGDTPSRIADALHDRFRPLNLTDVVEPEPRELESFALYEGDEIYDALSTVANTMRSFTAINHSRDRSGFVEVPPRRNRALGLRQHSVAREPPPRPPSRPREDLLTSARTHFRPIRRENDAEPPRYADGDTFDICGDPDTVDFHRSESGGLYLGTGQERYLEYRATRSIDYGRLNLTAAQRCPDLDEPGLRLRFPLRQSDAGVQTDTPADSAAAAAAAAWAACEECGRAAKKMRPSAARSIWSERTCQRCAPAAPAPAAAPPPDELSREWEELLSDISAAHAQYADGGAGGGGGAGCEAAEEARADRKRRHSAALRCAAACTHPHARFLPCCTLALDRPLTR from the coding sequence ATGCCCACGTGTTCCGTAGAAGAAACAGAAGCTGTTCGTCGATATTACGCTGCGTTTCCGGCTTTAAAGAAAGGTCGAGAGTCGCCATTACCATATTATCTCCCACCGCCGGCGTGGTGTCGTAAGTCAGCGCCAGATTCCAATACCAAAATGCAAAGCGAATTATCAGTAGCTAAAGATTGGAATACTAAAAACAAGAAACTAACCTCGGGCAAGGAGCGTCGCAACTCTTACCACGGTCAAAAGAAGAACAACAAAAAGCGTTGCAACAGTTACAGCAGATCCTTCGACAGTAAAGAGATTCTACCAGAGTGGGTAACTCATGAAGGCGTCTGGGATATGGAAACACAGGATCCGGTGAAAGAGTTTATCAGAGCCATAGCATTGGACGAGGGTTACGGTACGTGTGAAAACACTGTTACAGACGAGATCAAAGAAATTTCTCAAGGCAAAATTAGAATGAACGAAAACATGGTGCCTGAATGGGACGACAGCCTCGACTTTGACGCCGAGTGGGTCATCACCGAGGACCTGAACCCGCGTGTCCGTACGCCCATGGAGGAGGAACTTTATGCCAAGTTTGAGGCTAAGTTCGATCGCAGCATTGAAGCTCTGTGGTCTAAGGATCAGAACACTCCTGATGATGAGTACCAGGACCTTCCGATAGACTTTCAAGATCTGCTGTCATCACCCTCTGACCGCCTGTTCGCTGATCCGTCCGCCGAGAAATGCAGTCTCATATCCCTCACGGAGAGCATTTGGTCTACCGAAGCTGCAGATTTCCCGCCTCCGCTCGACCGCGGGGATACACCCTCGCGTATAGCCGACGCTCTGCATGACCGCTTCCGGCCGCTGAACCTAACCGACgtcgtcgagccggagccccgcgaGCTCGAGTCGTTCGCTTTGTACGAAGGCGACGAGATCTACGATGCATTGAGCACAGTTGCCAATACGATGCGCTCTTTCACTGCGATCAATCATAGCCGTGATCGCAGCGGCTTCGTCGAGGTGCCGCCGCGCCGCAACCGAGCGCTCGGCCTCCGCCAGCACAGCGTGGCCCGCGAGCCTCCGCCACGCCCGCCGTCCCGTCCACGGGAAGACCTGCTCACTTCTGCGCGCACTCATTTTCGCCCCATCCGCCGCGAAAACGATGCTGAGCCACCGCGCTATGCCGACGGTGACACCTTTGACATCTGTGGTGATCCGGACACCGTCGACTTCCATCGCAGCGAGTCGGGGGGCTTGTATCTCGGCACCGGGCAAGAACGTTACCTAGAGTACCGCGCCACACGCAGCATCGATTACGGGCGTCTCAATCTCACGGCGGCTCAACGCTGCCCCGACCTCGACGAGCCGGGGCTGCGACTGCGCTTCCCGTTGCGACAGAGCGACGCGGGAGTGCAGACCGACACTCCAGCCGACAGCGCGGCGGCCGCGGCCGCAGCCGCGTGGGCGGCGTGCGAGGAGTGCGGCCGCGCCGCCAAGAAGATGCGGCCCAGCGCCGCGCGCTCCATCTGGAGCGAGCGCACGTGCCAGCGCtgcgcgcccgccgcgcccgcgcccgccgccgcgccgccgcccgacGAGCTGTCGCGCGAGTGGGAGGAGCTGCTGTCGGACATCAGCGCGGCGCACGCGCAGTACGCGgacgggggcgcgggcggcggcgggggcgcgggctgCGAGGCGGCGGAGGAGGCGCGCGCGGACCGCAAGCGGCGCCACTCGGCGGCGCTGCGCTGCGCGGCGGCGTGCACGCACCCGCACGCGCGGTTCCTGCCGTGCTGCACGCTGGCGCTCGACCGCCCGCTAACGCGTTAG